The DNA segment CTTGGGCCTCTCCCTTTTCTCCTAAAGAGACCTTTTTCCTAAGAAACCTGACAGAGTTGGGTCCCCCCATTTTCAAAGACATCACTGCCCCAAGATGACTACTAAGGCTTGTTAGATCAAGCCCACGAACTCCTAACATAGGAACGCGGGAAATCAAAATTTGAGCAAAAGACCTGAGTTGGTATGTGTCTATGTATGTAAGTTTGTTTTTATACAACCGACATTTGCAGAAACTGTCCTCATGAACGTGCCCAATAACCACACCATAAAATTGCAAGCTTGTTAAGATGCCGGTTTGAGAAACTATGATAATCAATCAAATTAACCATTGTTGTTAAGTGCAAATAATCCTTCTTTAATAACAGGTAAGTGTTATGTCTATGTACATAATAAAGACCAAACAgcatggcatttttaaaaaatttcctgcacccctgcaaacacacacacacacacacacacacacacacagtcctcagctaggtgctccaaatatcccagcctaatttttcttgtgcttttgtTTGTATCAGGGGATGTGGCTCTAAATCAGCCGGACATGTGCGTCTACcgaagagggaggaagaagagagtgCCTTACACCAAACTGCAGCTCAAAGAACTGGAGAACGAGTATGCCATTAACAAGTTCATTAACAAGGACAAGCGGCGGCGTATCTCGGCTGCTACGAACCTATCTGAGAGACAAGTGACCATTTGGTTTCAGAACCGAAGAGTGAAGGACAAGAAAATTGTCTCCAAGCTCAAAGATACTGTCTCCTGATGTGGTCCAGGTTGGCCACAGACAGCTTAGAAGCCATTCGGTTGTCTCCAAAAGGCCTTTGGAAAGACTTGAATATGTATTtaattccccccaccccctgccaatgGTGGCAAATTTTGtgaattgtttttctctcttcccctgaTCTGGCTCTAAAACCTTCTGCTGCCCAACCTGACTTTGTAGTTCtgatttttacttgtttattattgGTTTTGTTCTTGCCtagggttttaaaaatatctgtttttaatgttttgtttctcCCTCCAGGCCAGTATAAAGGGActtgaagtattttttaataatcCGCCCCCAATGAACTTCAGAAGTGCCATTCTGAtttaagggtttttttaaaaaattactttatttgtTCGTTCCCAGCACTGATTATCTTCATAATCCTTTAGGACAGAATGGTTTTCAGTCGTTCATATCCTGTAATTAGGTAATTGAATCATTAGCTCTCAGCAGTTGCCCTGAGGCAAGTGGAAAGGCAGGCACTGCTCTGGGGTCACCAGGAAAGTCTAAAAACAGGAGGCTGAAGGTACTGTGATGGCTTTAAAAGTGGCCACCTTATTAAATAGGGTTTGTATCAATATTGAAATGAAGACAATCTTTCCAACTTTGGGTGTTTCACTTGCtgttttaattgtttgtttttaacacttTGTAGGTTTGTGTTTTCATAATCTTTAATTTGAAACTCATGTGTCCTCATGGATCGTGGATGCCTTCATTTCTTGAGCTCTCAATGCAGACATTTAAATGGCTGCAATCAGTAGAGTGACCCGCGGATGGCATAAATGCACCTCCTTTTCTTGGCCTTGGATCTATGGGTCTGGGATTGTGGTCATCTCCTCAATCCTCAAAAAGAGGCTGAATCAATGTGGCCATGGGTGGGAACTTACATACAGAACCCAATGAAGAACTTGACTGTCTAAACAAGGGGGCCTCGCATGGAGCTGTAAAGCATctaacaaatatgaaaaatgtgaAGTTCCAAGgtccaagaagaaaaataatgatgtTTCTGAAAGTGATgataaataattacttttaaagtGCTGCATATTTATACAATTGAGAGATTATTTTTGTAAATGCAATGTCTGTGAGCTGGGATACATGGGCAGTGcttcagacatttaaaaatcactttttactCCTAGGGAGATGCCAATAAACAGAactcttttgtttcttctgagtccttatacatttgttttattttttcaagtttgtGTTTCTTCTTGAAACGATTCGTATTTATTACAAAATCTTGGTATCTTGAACACAATTATGTTCTCTATAGATGAAGGAAACTCAACACTAATTCTGGTTTCTGGAACCTTCATGCTCTCCACTTttggccccctccctcccttttgcCCATGACTTTAACATAAGTAGTGATGTTTTAAAATGAGGATATCATTTACAgtgttttaaatgatattttattttataccagGCCAGCTCAAAAgacaataaaattttactttccttTCAGTATTGTCAATTTATTTATatagttctatttattttttaatccatatgTATTTGTATGCCTGTGCATAGAAAAACTTACTCACTTGAAAATTTTCAACCTAGAAAGACCATTATAAACATCTGGACTAGGAAGGTCTTGAAATTAGAAAGACATACCCATATTTGGCAATcgaaaaagaaacatttcaagCTTATCCCATATCGCCTTCTCCGGGCAGTCTGCACAGAGCAGTTGACAACtgaaaacataaaacctaaactTTCAGACGCAATTTTTAGGCACTAGAATTTTCTGTTTGAGGCCTTTTTGCCACTCAGGGAAATGGCCGGTGAGGAACTGGATGACTCCTCATGGTTAGCTCCCCACACAATCAACTCAGTGGTTGCTAACGTTTTCGTGTGTAAGTTACATAGTGATATTTAAAACCTCACTTAGTGTGCAAACTCTCCTGGTGGGAGGGCTCCCTCATGACTTTGAGAGAGAAAACGCAGAGAGCTAAGACTTGGAGCTACTTTCGTTTTCCCTGTCCCAGCTTGATTTCTTTCAAATCTTACTGCCGACCGTGGACAGCTAACTTCGTTTTTGAGggggagggacagagacagagaaacagagagatatGATCGCGATTCAATCTCTGCAGAAGAAATAACCCGTGTACAAGGGGCCACACCATCCCCCACCTTACACTTCGGGAAGGGTCGTTACCGTTTTTGTGGTTTTTCTCAAAAGATGTGTTTTCATCAGAAACGGGCaccatttttcctttctcctcatcgCCAACTTCCCCTCCATTTTTTGTGAGTCCCACACTCCGGAGTTTCACTCCATTTCCCGTGTCTATTTCTCGGGTTTCCCATCGTGGGTAGGGGAGATTGCCTCGAGGTTTTCCTTTCATCTCTAGTTTGCATGTCActtccccccctccccccgccttGGAGAAATGGTAGGTTTGCTGAAGCTTAAAACTGTGCTCAAACGCTCTCTGGAGGAATTTGGATTGAGGGCTAAATCAATAACGAAGAAGGCTTTGTTATTCATATGCATTCCCTTTATATTCCAAATtgcagagggaggagaggaactGGTAAGTGGCCCAGGCACTGGGAGGGAGGCCCTCGGGGAGCCCGGAAGGCTAAGGTGGCTTGGAGAGAGGCCTTTCCTTCGGTTGGAGACAGGCGGCAGGAGAGCTCCTCAGAAACCCGGCAGGTTTTTAGCGCCGCGGGTGGGGGAACGAGGTCCCCGTGTCGCGTGATTCAAGAGGCGAAGGAAGCACTGGAGCCGGGACCCACGGTCAGACAAAGGGGCGACTGCAGTGCTTCCCCGCCTCTGGCAGCCCCCTGGGTCCCTCTGGCTCCGCTGTCAGGGGCGGCCTTGCCGCCAAGATCTCCGGCTTTCGGAGGCGCTAGGCTGCGTCTGAAAGCGGGCTGTGACCGCGCGGGCTGGCGACCCCAGGGCGGCCGCACCGCCCTTCACTGTTGATCTTGACCGTGCGGCTGCGCCCCGATAGGCATGGAGCGCGCTCGCCATCTCCTGGGCGTTGGGCGGCATTGGCAGAGCTCTCTATTCGCTCCTCAGCCAAATCCTGTTCCATTTTCTCAATCACCAGCCAAGCCACCTCCCGCCACTACTTTCCACCCCGACCCTCCCTCGATCCGGGTCCCCAGCTCGCATAAGACTTTGCCTGCCAGACCTCGAAAGTCATAAACCCGGGGGATGAAGTGGGAAGACTGCCCAAGGAGCAATGGAGGGAACCTagttgttcttgtttttcctgtttttcactTAGTTCTTTTATGCCTTTAGTCCTGAGGCGCAAACAGCTGTTGTAGGGCTGCCTAAAGGTCCGAAAGAGACACCCCTCGGCTTGGAAATAACGAGGAATCGTCGTGCACTGAAACGTGAGGAGAGACTGCAGGGACCCCTGGAGCTGGAGCTTTCGGGAGTAACGAAGCTGCAGCTCCTCGAAAATAGGATGGGTTCCCCAAAATAAGAGCTCTTAGGGATCTGAGGCTTGTATTCCCTTAAGTATCTAGGAACTGGGATTGCAGTTTGTGCTTGCCCCCACCTCCCAAGACAGGACGAGAGCGAGTGAGTCTCTATGCCTGGGCTCCTAAGGAAACTCTCTGGCAGAGCCAGAGGAGCCCCAGACGTCCCCACCCCCACGtcctcactccctctctccccccaaccagagcaggaggaagaggccgATTGCGTTCCCCAGAGCCACCCAATTGGTCGCCATAACTCACACAATAAAGTGGCAGCGCGGCGGTCAGTCTTGCCCTCCGGCGGCGCCTGTGTGGTCTCAGTGCGGGAGCCCGCGATCTAACCAATTCCAGCTTGGCTCGGAGACCGAGGGTCCTGCTGCAGGCTGAGACTGGCGCCGGTCACGGGGTCTCCCAGGGTCTTGGGATCAGAGGCAGGAGGGGAGGACCCCTAGTCCTCTGGCCGGACTAGGCAAGAGGGCCAGCTGCGGGGTCTGAGCACACCGCTCCCGGCTAAGAACTGCTGCCTTTCCCACTTCCCTGTTTGTCAGACCCGTGAACTCCCTATCCCCGGCACCCCTGGGGGCGCTGAGGCAAGGAACTCTGCTAGCCAGCTGCCTCCGAACGCCCGCTGTTCCCCGGCCAGGTGGCTCTGGCTCTTCTGCCTTTCCACACCTTTCCACACCCAGTCGGGGGAGTTCGTCCTGCTTTGCCCTCCACTTGGTGGATGGGGACACCTCGGAGTTCTGGTTTGCAGTGTGTAGTCCTGGAGGGGACTCCTGAAGATAAAAGGAATGTAGCCTTTGGCCACGATTGGTGGATCGAGCTGATGGGTTCCCTGGCGGACATTCTCCATGGACCTTTATGGCAATTTCCCTATGATCAGAGTTCTTAGCCATGGGGACACAAACCAGAAATAGTGTGGCCTCCTTCCTGGATCCCAAAATTGGGTAGTTTGCGATGCCCTTTTTGTGTCTGCGGCCTGGGACTGAGGGCTCAAGTAGCGAATGGGTCTTTGCTGCCAGATCCTCGGGCAGAGGTCTCTGGAGAAACCCTCTCTGTGGGAGTGATTGGGGTAAAAGTGACATTGCTCAGGCCAAGGGACAGAGCTCCTGGTGCCGCCGGACCGCGCCCTCTCCGGATAAGTCGAGAGGCGCCGGTTAATGGAAAATGCCTCCGCTGCAACTTAAAGCCGGTAGAAGCAAGCCGGGCCCAGAAAGCCTGCGGAAAACGAATCGCAAAGCCAATCACGACCAAGAAGAGTCCCAGGGGACACTTGGGCAGAGTCACCCTCTTGCCCGATGTCCCCAGCTGCTGAAGCCGGGCCTGGAAACCCGCAGACAGTTAGTCTTCGCTCAACATGATTTGGCTCTGCTGGCAGCCTCGTCCTTCGCCATCGAACATTGCGGGTGTTATCATAATACTCTGAAGGGGGGGAAAACGGGTCGGGGGGATGTAGGCGGTGCTGAAATGACCGGCTTTGAAGAACCTGCAGGCAAAGTTTCGTCCAATCGTCTGAGCCTGTCCTCTTATTCCCGGTTGTAACTAAATACTGTTGCGAGCGCAGCCGAAGCCCTTTGTTGGAGATGTGTGAGCGCAGTCTCTACAGAGCGGGCTATGTGGGCTCGCTTCTGAATCTGCAGTCGCCAGACTCTTTCTACTTCTCCAACCTGCGGCCGAATGGCGGCCAGCTGGCCGCACTTCCCCCTATCTCCTACCCGCGCGGCGCGCTGCCctgggccaccacgcccgcctcCTGCGCCCCCGCGCAGCCTGCGGGCGCCACTGCCTTCGGCGGCTTCACGCAGCCCTACCTGGCTGGCTCCGGGCCTCTCGGCCTGCAGCCCCCAACAGCCAAGGACGGACCCGAAGAGCAGGCTAAGTTCTATGCGCCCGAAGCGGCCGCTGGGCCAGAGGAGCGCGGTCGTACCCGGCCGTCCTTCGCCCCCGAGTCTAGCCTGGCTCCTGCAGTGGCTGCTCTCAAAGCGGCCAAGTATGACTACGCTGGTGTGGGTCGTGCCACGCCGGGCTCCACGACCCTGCTCCAGGGGGCTCCCTGCGCCCCTGGCTTCAAGGACGACACCAAGGGCCCGCTCAACTTGAACATGACAGTGCAGGCGGCGGGCGTTGCCTCTTGCCTGCGACCTTCACTGCCCGACGGTAAACGGTGCCCATGCTCCCCGGGCCGGTTTGGGCCGGGATGGGAGGTGGGGTTCAAGGGAGAGTGTAAGGGGAGGTGAACAGCCTGGGGGCGGGCAATAGACAGAGTACGGGCTGGGTTGACGTGGGTTGGGGCTGTGTTGCAGGCCTGCCGTGGGGGGCGGCCCCGGGGAGGGCCCGCAAGAAGCGGAAACCCTACACGAAGCAGCAGATTGCGGAGTTGGAGAACGAATTCCTCGTCAACGAATTCATCAACAGGCAGAAACGCAAGGAATTGTCCAATAGGCTGAACCTCAGCGACCAGCAAGTCAAAATCTGGTTCCAGAACAGGCGTATGAAGAAGAAGCGCGTGGTGCTTCGGGAGCAGGCGCTGGCGCTCTACTAGCCGCGCGCGTGGCCAGGGCCGGGTTGGATCTGCCCTTTTGGACAGAGGCCTTGTTTGGGGAGGGGGATCTGGGGCTAAGGCTAAGGCTTTTCCTTCGGTTCCTTCTCTGCTGGTCCCAGAAGCCACCAAGAGATTTACAGACCAGGCCAGCTGGGCCTCCTTGCTTTCCTCAGTCCCTGAGAAGCCCGTGAGAAACGTGCGGAAGTACCAGTGCAACTCTGGCTGGCCTTAAGGCTTCCACGTTGGGGGACTGAGGCCAACTCTCCTTGCTCCTGGCTGGGGCATTTGCACCCACCGCTCATTCTTGCTCCCTGGTACCTGGATTTTTCTGTTTCCACCCAATTCGTTCTCCCTTTCCCCCTCTCTCCAGCCCCTTCAGCGTATAGCAGTCGCCTAGTTAGGGCTCAGAGTGGAAGGCCTCCTgagggaatggaaaggactgtGGGTACAATTAGGTCTCTGCAGCAGAAGCCCTTTGTGGCAAGGCCAGGATCTTCACTCTGGAGAAAGGAAAGGGCAccatccaccctccaccctcctgtCTGCTCTGGCTGATTTGAGAGGACAAAAGCCACACTAGATCTGCAGACTTTgggaggaaaagggagggaaggggaggggctgGGTAGTGGggtaaacttggagatatctcgAAATGAGAAATGCGAAATAGGATGGCCTATTTCCAGCTGGGTAGAATACGGTGGAACCTTCGTTTCCTGAGATGGGATGAGAGAGACTGGGGCTCCAGACAAGTGCCATCTCCAGACAAGACTGGCAAACATTGCCCTACTCCCACCTTCTCAAACATGCCTAGGCCAGGCCTATGAACCCTGTAACTGGATCCCCAGAGCCTAGCTCTGGTGAAAGGAGCTGTTGGTCTGCTTTGAAGCTCTGTTGCACAGGGAGGAGGGAAAAATAtccaggggaggagaagggagtgaATAAGAGGAGGAGGGGTACTGCACTCCAACTGTAAATATGGCTTTCCAGTTGAGGTGAGTAAAGGTGTTGGtgcatctttctttcttcaattaCCTTAATGGAACCCCATAAGGATAGGCCTTCTCAAGAgtcaaggggaggggaaggaagtcTCTTAGATTCTCTGCCCTGCTAGCTGCTCTTGACAAAGCAAAGAGGACCAGAAGTTCCTCTCACCGTCTCTACCATCTGCCAACTCTACCAGAGGCTCAGCTACTGTGCCCCTTCTGAGGCATGTCTGGCCTGTCCCAGTGGAGACTTTAAGGCCCTGGGCCCTGCCAGCCTTGCCTCATGGAGGCAGGGGTTCCCAAATGCCAGGTGGAGTTGTTCTGGGTGTACTGGAGTGTCCCGCCTTAATCTCAGTGAACCAAGCCTCCCCCTGCCAGCTCATTCCACTATCcctgcctcttctccctctccttctgaCATGTAGCACTCCTCCTTTGCAATTCCTAGCACGATGCACAACAACTCAAGGATTCAGGATTCCTTCCCAAAGTCCAGTGATTTCTTTTCAGTGGAGGACCTGGCCCTAAACCTGGAGTGGGCCCCTCACAGAGAGCCCTGAGC comes from the Pan troglodytes isolate AG18354 chromosome 13, NHGRI_mPanTro3-v2.0_pri, whole genome shotgun sequence genome and includes:
- the HOXD12 gene encoding homeobox protein Hox-D12 — encoded protein: MCERSLYRAGYVGSLLNLQSPDSFYFSNLRPNGGQLAALPPISYPRGALPWATTPASCAPAQPAGATAFGGFTQPYLAGSGPLGLQPPTAKDGPEEQAKFYAPEAAAGPEERGRTRPSFAPESSLAPAVAALKAAKYDYAGVGRATPGSTTLLQGAPCAPGFKDDTKGPLNLNMTVQAAGVASCLRPSLPDGLPWGAAPGRARKKRKPYTKQQIAELENEFLVNEFINRQKRKELSNRLNLSDQQVKIWFQNRRMKKKRVVLREQALALY